A segment of the Meriones unguiculatus strain TT.TT164.6M chromosome 10, Bangor_MerUng_6.1, whole genome shotgun sequence genome:
atgtatgtgtatttatgtgcgtgtgtatgtggtgtgtgtgtgtgtgcatagtgtatgtgtatattattatttatttattttagttttttgagacattgtttctctgtgtagtcctggctggcctggaactcagagatccgtctgcctctgcctcctgagtgctgaagttAAAAGCGAGCACCACCAAAGCTGgaacatcattatcattatcattatcattatcattattattatattattattattggacaTAGGGACACAGTATGtatctctggctatcctggaaatcACAAAATTGTGTCACCATGCCAAGCccaatgtatgtgtatatttgtgtgaacgtggtgtgtatgtatgtatgtgtggggtgTGTCTGTCTGTACGTATGTgcgtatgtgagtgtgtgtgtatgtatgtagggcATGTGTGCCTATTTCcatgtatgtacgtgtgtttctatgtatgtatgtgtatatgtgagtgtgcatatgtgtggtgtGGGGGACCTGCCTGTCCCAGGATGACCTTGGGGAGGTGGGCTAACCTGTGAACGAAAGCACGCCCATGGCCCTGAGGTTCCTGAGGGAGGTGGCCAGTGGAGCACATGGTAAACACACAACTGCAGGACACAGGGTGCTTCCGGTGGCCACTGGGacggaggaggtgagggaggaggctagcAAGCCTGGGGCAGGTGCTGAGCGGAGAAGATGAGCTGGTGGCATAGGACAGCACTGAAGATGTACCCCGTTAGTGACAGGACAGGCAACCGATCCCCGAGAAGCCACAGGACACAGAGAAGCCGCcagctgggaggaaccagaaggGGCCTAGAACGCCTTCATTCTCTCCAGGACCTGATGCAATCTGACTTAGGATGAACTTGAACGGCAGCAGGCTACTGCTGAGCGCGAACAGCCAGTTCTGCCTGAGGACAGCGGTGACGTGTTTCCTGGGACAGTGCCCATCCACAGGCACAGCAATGTGGGAAGGCAGGCAGCATCCACCCACATGGCCCACCCTCCCACGTGGGCACCTGAGGAGGTCCTGACCCTCCTGTGCCTGGGTTTATAATAGCAGAGTGGGCAGGCTCAGTTCCTGCTCTGCACAGGAAGGTCCAGTGGGCACAGGCAGAGTTTCCTACTCTGCTTTTCAAAACTCTGAGACTTTCTTTGAGAGGGGTGGGTGGAGCCGGGCGTGGGTTCAGGGAGGGTGAGGTCCGGGGGTCAGAAGCCAAAGGTCATCTGACCAGGGGGATGACCAGACCAGGGCAAAGAAcaccctgcctgcctgtggaAGAGACTGCATGTGCAGCCCCAGGAGGTGCCACGACCTAGGTGTGGAAGGCCAGAATGACCTCTTAGCTTTGCAAAACCAGGGGGCATTCTGAGATCATtaacttagaaaaagaaaagtttgttttggctcctagtgctggagttacaggccagaCTCAGACAGGCCTGTCTTTCTGGACCTGCTGGGGTGTCAGGTAGCAACGGCGGAGGCATTTGGCCAAACAAGCTGCTCCCCAAGGAGCTAGAAAGCAGAACCAGAGGGGAAGTCATAGGCCCTGCAATGCACCCCAGCGACCCGGTCCTCCCCCTGGGCCCTGCCCCCTCAATACCACCCTCACCAGAACAATCCTGTGCATTAAGATTTTCACATCGGCATGGTTTGTTGAGCTCCAtggaagatggaaggcagaaggTTGCGTGTGTGAGGGTGAAGCAGGGGAAACAAAGGCTCAAGGTGACCTCTAGTCAGGCCTGAAGCACGGAGGCCCAGCAGTGGTGGCCATGGTAATGGTGGCCATGGCCAGGTAAGCCACATGGCAGATGGTTCCTTCTATAAAAGCAAGTGCAGGTGGTCCACGTGGTCAGAACTGAATGGCAGATTCCACCTCTCCCCGCCAGGATCAGAGGAGGTTTGGCAGAGTCAGCGCAGGAACCTTCCTTGGAGACCCCAGACTAACTCCATGTACTCTCTGTGATAGCTGAGGCTGGACCAGGGCTTAGGGCCAAGGAAGAAGAGTGTCCAGCTCCATGGGCCAGTCCATCCCCTGGTTCACAGCTGAGCCGGGCCCCAAGCCCTGCGTGGCCCTCACTGGCCCTCACAGCCATTGGGGCAGCTGACAAATCAATCCCACAGACCGCCGAAGCCGGTCCTGGGTGGGCAGGCTGGGTGGGCAGGCTGGGTGGGCAGGCTGGGTGGGCAGGCCAGCCACTGCATAGAGGCAGGCCTGCCTGGAGCAGGACAGCTATGAAGGACCCGGGCTTGGGCGAGGCATTTGGCACCCAGTTCTGGCCGCAGGCTAAGGCCTCGTGCTCACCAAAATCAATCCTAGGGCACACCCATGTGGGTGTAAAGGCTCCCCAAAATCACTAAGTTCACACTTACTTCTCCAGGTGCGAACTCATAGCCATTGTTACCTGCATGCCTGGCTCTCTCAGGCCTGTGCCACAGCTTCATATGATAACAAGGGGACCTCCAGAAACCCAAGGTCAAGGCGTGGTCAGGGTTGAGTCCTCCTGAGTCCTCCCTGCCGTTGGTTTGCAGATTCCACCCTCTTCCTATGTCTCTTACagttgtctgtgtttctgtctcctgatatcttcatgtgtacatgcatgcgagtgtgtttgtgtgtatgtgtgttctcaagtgtgcatgtgggtgcatgTGCAAGTGTGCCCACGTGTATAGAGGCTGGATGAAAACCTTTGGTATCATCTCGAAATGGTGTCCATCTCCTTTGAGACAGTCTGTCATTGGCTTAGATCTCACCTATGTGGCTGGATTGATTAGCCAGGCCCACCAAACTCCAGGAATCTACCCATCTCCACAGCCTGAGCATGGAGACGAGCatgcgtgtgccaccacagctagTATCTTTACATGGCTCTGGAGCTCCtgctcaggtcctcacactccCAATAGAATTACCAACTGACTAGTAACCCTGTCCCCAGCTGGCCTCTGTGTAAGAACACCAGCAGTTTGCATGGGGCCCACTGGGAGGGCCTCGTTTCCCTCAGTCTCCGAAAACAGTGACCTTTCGCCAAGTGTGGTGGagaggcctgcaatcccagctactTAGAGCACTGACTTGGGAGGACCTCACACTCAAGGCTGCCTAGAATACAGAGCGACTTCAAGGTTAGCCAGGATGACTTCTGGAGACGTTGTCTTAGAGTCGTAGCTCATTCAGAacgtttgcctgcatgtgtgacagcCTGGGCTGAACCTTAGCCCACTTATAAGCTAGCAGGGTAGGGTACACTTGCAATgcaagcacccaggaggcagaggcaggaggatcaggacttCAAAATCATCCTAATCTACACTCCATGAGCTCAACCAGCCAGGACCACATGAAACCCTTGTCTTAAGTAAAACAGTGCCTGGGGATGGAATGCGCCTACCTAGCACACTAGAGGCCCTGGATTCCACCCCCAAACAGTCCCTTTCCAGGGCCCTGGAGGTGGGAACATTAACACGTAAACCTGGGGAGCAATTCCGCGTGGGTCAGCCTAAGTTTCCCAGGGAGCTCTGACTACATTCCTTCTCAGCTACCCCAGCTGTGGCTGGATTCTTCTGGGCCATCTGTGACAGCCATGCTTTTGGTTTCCAGTGATTTACTAAGCATAtagcaaacaaaagcaaaaacaaatagcAAGCGATGGGTGGAAGCAAAAGACAGACAGTAAAACATCACCAAGAGCAGGCTCTCGGAGCACGCAGCAGAGACAACTGGGCAAACACTCTTGGGCCTGGAGCGAGGATGAGGAGTCAGCCCTCCTCCCAAAGCTCAGTGAGCTGGGACAGCGCATGGCAGTTTACCCATAGAATAAACATGGCGGCACACAGCCCCTGGATACCAGGACAACTGAAGGTCTGGCTTCCAGGCTCCAAATAACCACTGTCACCCTCACACAATGTCATTGCAGGGCACAGAGGCGAGCGCTCAGATCAATGATGACTCCCACAGGGATAGGCCCGAAGGCCACTGTCTTCTGCATCCTGACCTGGATCAGCCTGACAGCTGCGGACCGCGTGTACAtccaccccttccatctcctCTACTACAGCAAGAGCAGCTGTGCCCAGCTGGAGAACCCTAGTGCAGAGACACCCCCAGAGCCGACCTTCGCGCCTGTCCCTATTCAGGCCAAGACCTCCCCTGTGGATGAGAAGACCCTTCTCGAGCAGCTTGTGCTGGAAACTGAGAGGCTGGATGACGAGGATCGGCAGCGGGCTGCCCAGGTCGCGATGATAGCCAACTTCATGGGCTTCCGCATGTACAAGCTGCTGAGCGAGGCCGGCGGCGTGGCCAGCGGGGCCGTCCTCTCCCCGCCAGCTCTCTTTGGCACCCTGGTCTCTTTCTACCTCGGATCCTTGGATCCCACCGCCAGCCAGCTGCAGGCGCTGCTGGGAGTTCCCGTGAAGGCGGGAGAATGCACCTCCCGGATGGATGGGCACAAGGTCCTCGCTGCTCTGCGGGCCATTCAGGGCCTGCTGGTCACCCAGGGCGGGAGCAGCAGCCAGGCACAGCTGCTTCAGACCATGGTGGTGGGGCTCTTCACAGCGCCGGGCCTGCGCCTGAAGCAGCCTTTCGTTCAGAGCCTGGCTCCCTTTGCCCCTGCCATCCTCCCACGCTCTCTGGACTTGTCCACTGACCCAGGTCTTGCTGCTGAGAAAATCAGGAGGTTCATGCAGGCTGTGACAGGGTGGAAGATGAACTTGGCACTGGACAGGGTCAGCACAGACAGCACCCTACTTTTCAACACCTACGTTCATTTCCAAGGTGAGGCAAACCCGTGGGTCTGCACGGGCCCTGGTTTGAACCATGGATGGCATCTGGGCTTCCAAGGTATGCCCATGGTCCACCTGTGAGGTAGGCAGGATGATAGGCCTCTGCCTCTGGATAACCAGTGAAGTCCTGGaggctgagaaagcaaacctggCTCACGAGGGCACAGCCTTGCCCTCCTACCCCACAGCCCTTTGGTGCTGGGTCATGCTCCTGTGTCTTGAGATGGCTGGCACTAGGACAGACAGCCCAGGTCAGGGTAGGGGTAAGGGTGGAGGGGCAGGCTGGGTTCAGGCAGTGCACATGCTGTGAAGATGCTCTTACTGCAGTGGCCTGAGCAGGACACTTATTTTCCTAGGGGGTTGGCCCTGTGGCCTGTGAGGGCACAGCAGGTGAGGAGAGCCACCCTGAGGTGTGCAGTGAATGGTACAGACAGGTACACTGCCCCGGGAACACACaccagggcaccagatctccaaACTGATGGCCACTGGGGGGCGGGCAGGGATGGTGGCCAGAAGGAGGACAGGCCTGCATGCCAGTCGAGGGATCAGTGGTGACTTGGTCACTGTGACAACATCTTTGCAGTCTGTGAATTCAGATGGGAAAGACCTCGGCCTGCCTTtgagactgggaaaggggcagccCTGAGGCTGGCGAAGGGATGCTATGCCCCGGATAGGTTGGAAAGGAACCTGGAACTGAGCTGCCACCTTCCCTGAGGAGCATGGGAACACTGTCATTGAGAAAGGACAAAAGTGTCAGTCATGGTTTGCCTTGGAGGAACAGCTGTTTTCACAAATGAGACTGCAGAGCCAGGGAGGGTACAGAGATAAAGGGAAgataaagggaaggaggagaggaggaaaaggaagagtggtgggaggaggaaaggggaggagaaaaaggaagaggaggaagaagagaagagaggaagggaagaatgaaagggaggaggaaacgggaggaggagaaagagaaggcagaagaagaagaggagaaagacagaggaagaggaggagagggagaaggagaaagaggaaggaaaagaagaagaaaatgaatcgGTGCCAGCACTCAGAGTCCTGGCTACTCACCTGTACTCTATCCTGACCTTCCCTGCGCATCTGCCCAAGGCTGACCCTATTCCTCACGCCCGTGAGCTTGCAGACTCTCAAAAACTCCAGGTCCCCTCTGCAGTGGCCTTGGGACAGTTGGGTGTTTGTATCTAGGGAGGTCTTGAGGCCTTAGGCTCACGGTCTCCAGGGCTCTTTGCCCAGTACTTGATGTTCTGGCGCTTGAATGGCCCTGGCAGGTTCCATGACACCAGGGAACATGACCAGGGGAAGTTTACTCAGCCCAGAGTAGGGCTCCATGACTGGGGTCCAGGGACATGGGGAAGAATGGGGAAAGGACAGCCTCGGGTGCCAGCATCTCTCTAGAGCCATGTCCTGTTTCCCTTTTATCTTTCTGCTCGAGATAAAACTTCAGTGCTTTTTCCTCTAAACTGTTACGCCCTGCTGAGGTCCCTGGGGGTGAGGGGCCTCACATGTGTGATAGGGTCTCGCTCCGTAGCtcggccttgaactctcagcgttctaagtgctgggattcccgGTGTGAGCCACTCTCAGGGCCTTTTGGGACCAGCGCGCCTGGTGCTCTCCATAGAgggctctgagttcaagaccattctACTTTTACGCAACCTGGGCCCAGGTGGAGCTAAACCATGTTCAACCCCTTCTGGAGCGACACTTGGGGAGTCGTGCCATCACACAGCCGGGCACGTCCTCTGCGGGCATCCTGTGCAAGGCCGGGCCTGTGCCTCCAACccagccctccctctctccttgaaGTGACTCCCAAATGCCCCTTTCGTGGTAAAGAGGAGGTCTGAGGCACATGTGAGGAAGGCAGGTGTAAGGAGAATCCAAAAGTGCCTGAGTGTGACGCTGGCTCAGCCCATGGCGTCCAGGTGGGGTGGCTCAGCTTGCAATGTGTgtcccttcctcatccttccccAGTTCACTCCCGACCTCAGCCGTGGGGGGGAGATGGGGGTGATGTGAAAAGAGacacccccccccgccccaaggCTCTGTGGTCATCACAGGGTCTTGGACCTGTCTTTGTGACGACAGATGCTGAACAATTTAGTCTTGGTCCAGAGCCTGGGCAGTGGCCATCAGCGTATTCCAGGAGGTGGGGGC
Coding sequences within it:
- the Agt gene encoding angiotensinogen isoform X3, encoding MLGAQRRALRSMMTPTGIGPKATVFCILTWISLTAADRVYIHPFHLLYYSKSSCAQLENPSAETPPEPTFAPVPIQAKTSPVDEKTLLEQLVLETERLDDEDRQRAAQVAMIANFMGFRMYKLLSEAGGVASGAVLSPPALFGTLVSFYLGSLDPTASQLQALLGVPVKAGECTSRMDGHKVLAALRAIQGLLVTQGGSSSQAQLLQTMVVGLFTAPGLRLKQPFVQSLAPFAPAILPRSLDLSTDPGLAAEKIRRFMQAVTGWKMNLALDRVSTDSTLLFNTYVHFQGKMKGFSQLAGLHEFRVDNSTSVSVPMLSGTGNFQHWSDSQNNFSVTRVPLGESATLLLIQPHCTSDLDRVEALVFQHDFLTRIKNPPPRAIRLTLPQLEIRGSYNLQDLLAQAKLPTLLGAEANLGKIGDSNPRVGEVLNSVFLELKAGEEEQPTAPAQQPGSPEALDVALSSPFLFAIHDRHSGALHFLGRVDSPQSV
- the Agt gene encoding angiotensinogen isoform X1, with amino-acid sequence MLGAQRRALRSMMTPTGIGPKATVFCILTWISLTAADRVYIHPFHLLYYSKSSCAQLENPSAETPPEPTFAPVPIQAKTSPVDEKTLLEQLVLETERLDDEDRQRAAQVAMIANFMGFRMYKLLSEAGGVASGAVLSPPALFGTLVSFYLGSLDPTASQLQALLGVPVKAGECTSRMDGHKVLAALRAIQGLLVTQGGSSSQAQLLQTMVVGLFTAPGLRLKQPFVQSLAPFAPAILPRSLDLSTDPGLAAEKIRRFMQAVTGWKMNLALDRVSTDSTLLFNTYVHFQGEANPWVCTGPGLNHGWHLGFQGKMKGFSQLAGLHEFRVDNSTSVSVPMLSGTGNFQHWSDSQNNFSVTRVPLGESATLLLIQPHCTSDLDRVEALVFQHDFLTRIKNPPPRAIRLTLPQLEIRGSYNLQDLLAQAKLPTLLGAEANLGKIGDSNPRVGEVLNSVFLELKAGEEEQPTAPAQQPGSPEALDVALSSPFLFAIHDRHSGALHFLGRVDSPQSV
- the Agt gene encoding angiotensinogen isoform X2, whose translation is MMTPTGIGPKATVFCILTWISLTAADRVYIHPFHLLYYSKSSCAQLENPSAETPPEPTFAPVPIQAKTSPVDEKTLLEQLVLETERLDDEDRQRAAQVAMIANFMGFRMYKLLSEAGGVASGAVLSPPALFGTLVSFYLGSLDPTASQLQALLGVPVKAGECTSRMDGHKVLAALRAIQGLLVTQGGSSSQAQLLQTMVVGLFTAPGLRLKQPFVQSLAPFAPAILPRSLDLSTDPGLAAEKIRRFMQAVTGWKMNLALDRVSTDSTLLFNTYVHFQGEANPWVCTGPGLNHGWHLGFQGKMKGFSQLAGLHEFRVDNSTSVSVPMLSGTGNFQHWSDSQNNFSVTRVPLGESATLLLIQPHCTSDLDRVEALVFQHDFLTRIKNPPPRAIRLTLPQLEIRGSYNLQDLLAQAKLPTLLGAEANLGKIGDSNPRVGEVLNSVFLELKAGEEEQPTAPAQQPGSPEALDVALSSPFLFAIHDRHSGALHFLGRVDSPQSV